From Vitis vinifera cultivar Pinot Noir 40024 chromosome 14, ASM3070453v1, a single genomic window includes:
- the LOC104881374 gene encoding uncharacterized protein LOC104881374 — protein MATETVISDHTATNEVEKKVNEEVKTVPPELVSPSNETEEEKPKAEASLSPEAPSKSEEKEEDEKIEPSSIIREIEKTGESPVVDEEVKPVEQETLSSVKEIEEEKSMVEEEKALEQETISPSKETEEEKPKAAESQSLEATLPEAEEKMEDKQIEPSPVIKEVEKSSDAQVSDEEVKTVEQETIYPSKEPKAGELRSPEAPSSKSEEKMVDEQIEPSLEIKEVEKIGDALSGEDIKTVEQETLSPSKETEEEKLKAEEVKKVEQEKISPSQETEEDKPKDAESQSPEAPSSKPEEKMVDVQTETSSIIKEVEKTDDTPVLDVPVEDNSTEAKESFPDADIPSAPEPVVQPAVESVEEQPPEKPAVESIEKQPDEKTKIVGSAESSVEAIKETEEPVEVFPVKESEAVVKEREDSESGSIKVEKQEPAVPEVEEKPQEEPEATEKVNTESEIEHKESAEIEIVKDKETLADKVEDTIVLKEEETKKDQEPFPSATADQLVLINQEVQADPKGDGWETSLPRVSEKEVKELEKIKEDEANYVKTENENEEHVSTKELTQPEILKVEEVSNSISNAEVTEKLLEGENVNTEEDDKDNVIISTQPETKTIEDASSSLAATEVTEKLFEGENTSRDVELFSENKKEELTSVETDKDGELEGKLDEVTTADIVKPTTEPPETELEVKGESQETELELKEEETAKASKEVNEAAKSDVPLESAKDGVDEKTTQDLPKQEVSAKPAQKQSNNIISKVKQSLVKAKKAITGKSSRSTQRDIKISSV, from the coding sequence GTAGAGAAGAAGGTGAATGAGGAAGTAAAAACAGTTCCACCAGAGCTAGTTTCTCCATCCAATGAaactgaagaagaaaaacccaaAGCTGAGGCATCTCTGAGTCCAGAAGCTCCATCTAAATCAGAAGAAAAGGAGGAGGATGAGAAGATTGAGCCTTCTTCTATAATCAGAGAGATTGAGAAGACTGGTGAAAGTCCTGTTGTGGATGAAGAAGTAAAACCGGTTGAACAAGAGACACTTTCTTCAGTGAaggaaattgaagaagaaaaatctaTGGTTGAGGAAGAAAAAGCACTTGAACAAGAGACAATTTCTCCATCCAAGGAaactgaagaagaaaaaccaaaggCTGCAGAATCACAAAGTCTAGAAGCTACTTTGCCTGAAGCAGAAGAAAAGATGGAGGATAAGCAGATTGAGCCTTCTCCAGTAATCAAAGAGGTTGAGAAGTCTAGTGATGCTCAGGTTTCAGATGAAGAAGTAAAAACAGTTGAACAAGAGACAATTTATCCATCCAAAGAACCAAAGGCTGGGGAATTGAGAAGTCCTGAAGCTCCTTCTTCTAAATCGGAagaaaaaatggtggatgagCAGATTGAGCCTTCTCTAGAAATCAAAGAAGTTGAGAAGATCGGTGATGCTCTTTCAGGTGAAGACATAAAAACTGTAGAACAAGAGACACTTTCTCCATCCAAGGAAactgaagaagaaaaattgaaggctGAGGAAGTAAAAAAAGTTGAACAGGAGAAAATTTCACCATCCCAGGAAACTGAAGAAGACAAACCAAAGGATGCAGAATCGCAAAGTCCAGAAGCTCCTTCATCTAAACCAGAAGAAAAGATGGTGGATGTGCAGACTGAGACTTCTTCCATAATCAAAGAGGTTGAGAAGACTGATGACACTCCTGTTTTGGATGTTCCAGTTGAAGATAATTCCACAGAAGCAAAAGAATCCTTTCCTGATGCTGACATACCCAGTGCTCCAGAGCCAGTAGTCCAACCAGCAGTTGAGTCAGTTGAAGAACAACCACCAGAGAAACCAGCAGTGGAGTCTATTGAGAAACAGCCAGATGAGAAAACAAAGATTGTTGGCAGTGCTGAATCATCAGTTGAAGCCATTAAGGAAACAGAGGAGCCAGTGGAAGTTTTTCCTGTCAAAGAATCAGAAGCAGTAGTAAAAGAAAGAGAGGATTCGGAGAGTGGGTCcataaaagtagaaaaacaagaACCGGCAGTTCCTGAAGTGGAGGAAAAGCCACAAGAAGAACCTGAAGCTACTGAAAAAGTCAACACAGAATCTGAGATTGAGCATAAAGAAAGCGCTGAAATTGAAATAGTCAAAGATAAAGAGACTTTGGCTGATAAGGTTGAGGATACCATAGTCTTGAAGGAGGAGGAAACCAAGAAAGATCAGGAGCCTTTTCCATCTGCAACTGCAGACCAACTTGTTCTAATTAATCAGGAAGTTCAAGCTGATCCAAAAGGAGATGGATGGGAAACCTCTCTTCCTCGTGTTTCAGAAAAGGAAGTCAAGGAGTTGGAAAAGATTAAAGAGGATGAAGCAAACTATGTGAAAactgaaaatgagaatgaagagCATGTGAGTACCAAGGAGTTGACCCAGCCAGAAATACTGAAAGTTGAGGAAGTGAGCAATTCCATTTCTAACGCTGAGGTTACTGAAAAATTGTTGGAAGGGGAGAACGTGAACACTGAAGAAGATGACAAAGATAATGTGATTATATCAACCCAGCCAGAAACAAAGACAATCGAGGATGCTAGTAGTTCCCTTGCTGCTACTGAGGTTACTGAAAAATTGTTTGAGGGAGAGAATACTAGCAGAGATGTTGAGCTGTTTTctgaaaacaagaaagaagagCTGACATCAGTGGAAACTGACAAAGATGGGGAGTTGGAAGGAAAACTGGATGAAGTCACTACTGCTGATATTGTTAAGCCAACTACAGAGCCTCCAGAGACTGAATTGGAAGTGAAAGGAGAGTCCCAGGAGACTGAATTAGAACTGAAAGAAGAGGAAACTGCAAAAGCCAGTAAAGAAGTTAATGAGGCTGCAAAATCCGATGTTCCACTGGAGTCTGCCAAGGATGGGGTCGATGAAAAAACTACCCAGGACCTGCCAAAGCAAGAAGTTTCAGCCAAGCCAGCTCAAAAGCAATCAAATAACATAATATCAAAGGTGAAACAGTCTCTTGTGAAGGCGAAGAAAGCTATAACTGGAAAATCTTCAAGATCAACCCAGCGTGATATCAAAATCAGTAGCGTTTGA